The following coding sequences are from one Clostridia bacterium window:
- a CDS encoding FeoA family protein: MEANRVIPLSHLRNGESGKVIDIAAGPGMRSKLEALGIRKGVIVTKKSTILNGGPVIVNVGNCELAMGYGMANKVKVEVAYK, translated from the coding sequence ATGGAGGCAAATAGAGTAATTCCTCTTTCACACTTAAGAAATGGTGAGAGTGGTAAAGTAATAGATATAGCAGCCGGGCCTGGCATGCGTTCTAAATTAGAAGCTTTAGGCATAAGAAAAGGGGTTATAGTTACAAAAAAAAGCACAATTTTAAATGGAGGGCCGGTAATAGTAAATGTAGGAAACTGTGAACTTGCTATGGGATACGGGATGGCCAACAAGGTAAAAGTTGAGGTGGCTTATAAATGA
- a CDS encoding ferrous iron transporter B — protein sequence MRILLIGNPNVGKSVIFSQLTGVSVTTSNYPGTTVEFSKGYMTYNGEKHEIIDVPGTYDLDPTCQAEKVAVDMLDSGDVFINVVDSTNLERNLNLTLQLMEFGKPMVIALNLWDEARHKGIEIDQEKLSHILGVPVVPTSAVSGEGMQELREKCLNAQPVKWDKLKQEKRWEMMGNIVSQVQNLSHRHHTFLERLEDISIHPIFGLPVAFGILYLVFKFITIFGDLLEGLMLKFFQSVYSPFIFWFSRQLGGKGFLHYIFIGDISGGIIQYEEAMGVLTTGVYVAFGIVLPYIFLFYLIIGFLEDLGYLPRMAILFDKIMHKIGLHGYSILPMLLSFGCNVPGVLAVRNLETRRERFITAVVTCITIPCMAQTTLIFRMMGKRGGIYILLVFVTLVTVWSLLGMSLNRLVKGATPTLLIEVPPYRLPDFNVQMKKLWMRLTGFFKEAIPYVLGGVFIVNLMYFSGIIDLLSKWAAPLVRGIFGLPEETVSALIIGLLRKDVAVALLEPIGLTNTQSVVAVVVLILYFPCIATFTVLLKELGGKDMLKAIGIMFLVTLIAGGFLNLMLGTIFSPVGLIVAEIILIILFGTILGERGDMEIS from the coding sequence ATGAGAATACTCCTTATAGGCAACCCCAATGTTGGTAAGAGTGTGATATTTTCTCAACTTACAGGTGTCAGCGTAACCACATCTAATTATCCCGGTACTACTGTGGAGTTTTCCAAGGGATATATGACATATAATGGTGAGAAGCATGAGATTATAGATGTGCCGGGCACATACGATTTAGATCCTACCTGTCAAGCGGAAAAGGTTGCTGTAGATATGTTGGATAGTGGAGATGTGTTTATTAATGTAGTTGATTCTACAAACCTTGAAAGGAATTTGAACTTAACCCTTCAATTGATGGAATTCGGTAAACCCATGGTGATAGCATTGAATTTATGGGATGAAGCTAGGCACAAGGGTATAGAAATAGATCAGGAAAAATTGAGTCATATATTAGGCGTTCCTGTGGTGCCTACAAGTGCAGTGAGCGGAGAGGGAATGCAGGAATTGAGGGAAAAGTGTTTAAATGCTCAACCGGTAAAGTGGGACAAACTGAAGCAGGAAAAGCGATGGGAGATGATGGGGAATATAGTATCTCAAGTACAAAATCTTTCCCATAGACATCATACATTCCTTGAAAGGTTGGAGGATATAAGTATTCATCCTATATTCGGTCTGCCTGTGGCTTTTGGGATATTATATTTAGTATTCAAGTTCATCACAATTTTCGGTGATTTATTGGAGGGACTGATGCTCAAGTTTTTCCAATCGGTTTACTCCCCTTTTATATTCTGGTTTAGCCGACAGCTGGGAGGAAAAGGGTTTCTTCACTATATATTTATAGGAGATATTTCAGGTGGTATAATACAATATGAAGAGGCTATGGGCGTGCTCACTACAGGTGTATATGTAGCCTTTGGAATAGTGCTGCCTTATATATTTCTTTTTTACCTGATAATCGGATTTTTAGAAGACTTGGGTTATCTCCCCAGGATGGCGATACTGTTTGACAAGATAATGCATAAAATAGGATTGCATGGTTACTCCATCCTTCCTATGTTGTTGTCCTTCGGATGTAACGTACCGGGAGTGCTTGCAGTGAGAAATCTGGAGACTAGAAGGGAGAGATTTATCACTGCTGTTGTAACCTGTATCACCATACCCTGTATGGCACAGACTACATTGATTTTTAGAATGATGGGCAAAAGAGGCGGTATTTATATATTGCTTGTATTTGTTACATTAGTGACCGTATGGAGTTTGTTGGGAATGTCTTTGAACAGGTTGGTTAAAGGTGCAACACCTACGCTTTTGATAGAAGTGCCTCCTTACCGTCTTCCTGATTTCAATGTCCAGATGAAAAAATTGTGGATGAGGCTTACAGGATTTTTTAAAGAGGCTATACCATATGTTTTAGGCGGTGTTTTTATCGTCAATTTGATGTATTTTAGTGGTATAATAGATTTATTATCAAAATGGGCTGCCCCTCTTGTGAGAGGAATATTTGGTTTGCCTGAAGAAACAGTATCGGCACTGATAATAGGACTGTTGAGAAAGGATGTAGCCGTTGCCCTGCTTGAACCTATCGGATTGACTAATACTCAGTCGGTGGTAGCTGTAGTAGTGCTTATATTATATTTCCCTTGTATAGCTACTTTTACAGTTTTATTGAAGGAGCTAGGGGGAAAAGATATGCTCAAGGCCATTGGAATTATGTTTTTGGTAACTTTGATAGCAGGAGGCTTTTTAAATCTGATGCTAGGTACTATATTTAGCCCTGTGGGTCTTATAGTAGCGGAAATAATATTGATCATCCTTTTTGGTACCATACTGGGAGAAAGAGGGGATATGGAAATCAGTTAG